The DNA sequence AAGATACCAACTACAATCAACATGTTTATTATTGAGACTATGCCCTCCCTGTTGAGGGAAAGTAGTGTTATCTCAATTATGAGCATGCCCAGCAGATAAAGAGAAACCCTTGTTTTGTTTATTGATAGAGAATAGTTAACTATTATACTGGCCACTGAAAAAAGCATCATCGCCAGCCCATACCTCCATAAATACGGCGCAACGCTGAGGTACTTTTCTCCGTAAATGAACGTGATGATAAACTTTGGAAACAGAGCATAGACCAGAACTATCCCCCCGGAAATCAAAAGCGTCAACGCCAATCCTTTTAGCAACACGTGGACGTGCTCTTCTCCTTTTTCATGCATCTCAGCGGCTTTTGGAAATATCACCATTCCAACGGCACCTGGGGCGAATAGGGCAATCTTTCCCAGTACAGAGATGGCTGAATACTGTCCGGCCTCCAAAGGGGATAGATAGTGCTTGACTAAAATAACATCAATGTTCCACATTGTCGTGTATGCGAATATTGCCAGAAAAGCTAAGCTGCTGTAGTTTACAATGTCTCTGAGATTTGCTCCACTATCTCCCTCAACTTTGAGCAAATCTCTGAGGAAGAACAGCGTTATAAAGAGGGCAAATACATGGGCCAGGAACACTCCAGAGATACCACCAACGATCCCAAAGCCAAGTAAAACAAGAAGGACACCAAAGAAGAGTTTAAAGAACGACCAGGAAGAAGCGCTTATCCCCAAGGCTCCAAATCTCTGTAGTCCTCTCAAAATTCCCTGATATACTGGAAGAACAAATCCAAATGGTACGGATGCGAAGAGTATAACTACTAGTAGGGGATTATCAATTTTAAGAAACTTGGATATATATGGGCTTAAAATCACTACCCCCAAGAAAATTAACCCCCCAATCAGTGCTAGACTTTTACTGGCCCTTACTAAGATTGTCTTGATTTTTCCATACTCGTTGTTTATCTTGTAAATTGATGTAAACTTTGTTATGGAAGTGTTCACCGTTGTAAAGAACACTGAGAATATATAGAATAAAGACAACAAACTGAAGAGCTCTCCATACTCAATGGGGGTCAATAATCTCCCCATTGAGAGCTGATAGAGATAGTTGAAAAAGTTTGAAAATCCCATTGCTATCATCATTATCATCGTGTCCTTAATGAACATACTTTTCTCAATCCGGTCTTTGAAAATCCCCATTGCGTTTCCCCCAAGCTGAGGGTCTGGGTCAGGTTCATTTCAATAAATTAAAAACTTTTCCAGCTCTGAGAGTTCTCTATCTATGAATTTTAGTTCTTAAATTCAAGAACTCTTTAAGAGCGCGCAAGGTCTTCGGTGTAGAGCTCTTTTTATTCCGGTGATGATGTTTGGTTCCATTTGCATTCTATGTGGTTGTATGCTCTTTAGTTCTTTTTTCAAACCAACTTGGGTAAGCGTGAGTTTCTCACGCTGATCCACCCTATCCCAAGGGAACACTTAAATTTCCAAAAATTCATCATCTAATTAGGTGATGAATTATGCCATCTTCCCTCCTAGACTTTCAGGAGATACTCAAAACCCTCGCGGTGCTCTTCGGCGAAAATGAGTTTGATAGTAGAACCGCAGCTGAGGCAATTTCAAGGTATCTCTACCGGAAGAGGAAGGATCCGCGGATACTCAAGAGGACGAGGCCGAAGCTTATCTCCAATGACCTCCGCAGGCTCTATCAGATGGGGTTTCTCAAACGTCGTAAGGTACCCAGAGAGTGCAGGAACAAAAAGGGAAGGGTATACAACTGTGGCTCCAAGTACATGTACAAAATAACTCGGCAGGGATGGAGCTATCTTAAGCATCTTGAGGAAAGGGGCTCATTGAAGTTTACTCTTAGGGAGCTTGCTGAAGTATACAAGAGTGTTCAAATCGCCATTGAAAAAATCGCCCTCATGGAACTGCTGGAGAAGGGTAATCTGGGCTCTTATATTTTAATGCGTCTCATCACTGAAGACATCAACAGGTGGTTTTCATCCCAAGGCTTTAGGAGGTTTCAAGTAGGGCAACTTCTCTTCAAACAGGAGACGACCCTGCTGGCGTATTTTTATAAGGTGATCACAGACTTGGAGGAGCAAATAAGGCTAAGAGACCTTCAGATAGAGCTTTTAATGGAGGAACTACGGAGGTGTAGGGAAAAGCATCACTTAGGGGTACTAAATCTGCCCACAGTTGTAGAATTCAGCTCCAACAAGGATACTCACCATTCAAACAAAAGCATTCGCATCCAAGAAGACACCAAGGAAAATTAGTTAAGTAAGAACTTTCAAGCACACCCCTTATTCTGAAACACCAACACCGCTTCTTCTGAACATTACACATATCTAACTACAACGCGTTTTACCCTATCTCGTAGATTGGAGTTCCGTTGTTGAGGAAGCCGAGTATGCTGAGTGAAGTTCCAATGACGGTCTCGAATCCCATTGGCGATGAAGCTATTCACCAACTCAACTACAACGTTTGGGTTGATGAATACATATCCGTAGTTTCGAGGAAGGTATACGAGGTAATAAAGTGATCACTTCTTTAAAAGCTCCCTCACAGTCCTTCTGACGGCCTCACGACTGCTGAGCCTCGGCCTCCAGCCGGTTTTCTTGGCCTTTTCTATATCAAGGCGCATGAACTTTACGTCCCCCTTCCAGCCACGTCCGCCGTCGACTCCGCCCGTAAAGATGAACCTTGGGTTTAGACCCATCTCCTCGCTCACTATCTCCGCTATCTCCCGGACTGTTATCCAGTCGTCATTGCCGAGGTTGTAGAAGTCCACTAGCTTACTCTCCCTCCTGAAGGCCTCAAAGATGTGGAGCATACCCTCAACGGTATCGCTCACGTGGAGGTAGCTCTTCCTCTGCCTTCCGTCGCCGAGTATCTCCAGCTCCTCGGAGTTTCTTCTGAGTTTGTTAATGAAGTCGTAGATAACGCCGTGGTTTGAGCGCTCTCCTATTATGTTGGCCAGCCTGAAGATGAGGGCTTTAAAGTCGAAAGTATGGGCGTAACCGCTTATCAGAGCTTCTGCAGCCAACTTTGCTCCACCATAGACACTTATCGGCTCAAGTGGCCCGTAGTTCTCTGGAGTAGGGATGACCTGTGCATCGCCGTAGACAGTTGAGGAGCTCGTAAAAATGAGGTATCTCACATCCGAGTTCCTTATGGCGTTCAACAGGTTGTATGTGATGAGGACGTTGGTCTCGTAGAGAAGCTCAGGACTCTGGGAGCCTATCCTTACCTCCGGGTTCGCCGCTAGATGGAATACCACATCAACTCCCTCAACGGCCCTTTTCACGGTTTCAAAGTCCCTCATGTCACCCCGCACAAACTCAAAGCGTTCATCCTCCAGCCACCGTCTGATGTTATTCAGAGAGCCCGCACTGAGGTCATCTAAGACGCGAACCTCTCCTCCAGTCTCCATAAGGGCATCAACCAGATGAGAGCCTATGAAACCTGCTCCTCCAGTTACTAAAATCCTCACTACCACCACCCATTGTCATGGGGAAAATTTATTTAAATAGGTTTGGGGAGATTGGATGCCCGGTGAGTGGTTGGCATGAAGGCGCTGATAATGGCCGGTGGTTACGCCACGAGGCTCTGGCCAATAACCAAGGACAACCCAAAGGCATTACTCCCCGTCGGGAATAGGGTCATACTGGAGTACATACTGGACAAGGTGCTCGAACTGGACGTTGAGACCTACATCTCAACAAACCGCTTCTTTGAGACCCATTTCAGACCGTACGCCGAGAGATACGATGTGGGGCTGATAGTTGAGGACACCCTTCACGAAGAGGAGAAACTGGGGACGATAGGTGCCATGAAGAAGGCAGTTGATGAGCTCGGTCTCGATGACTACCTCGTTATCGCAGGCGACAACCTCTTCTCCTTCTCCCTGAGGGACTTTCTGGGCAGGTACAGGGGTGAGACGCTCATAGCAGTCTACGATGTTGGCGACCCCGAGCTGGCGAAGAGGTACGGTGTCGTCGTCCTTGAGGGTGATAAGGTCGTGTCCTTCGAGGAAAAGCCCCTCATTGCCAGCTCCACTCTCGTAAGCACAGGTGTCTATATATTCCCGAGGAAGATTATGAGGCTTATCGACGAATACCTCCAGAACGGCAACAAGGATTCCCCCGGCTACTTCCTCCAGTGGCTTCTGGAGAAGGGAAAGGAAATCAGGGCCTATCGTTTCTCGGATTACTGGTACGACATAGGTTCCGCCGACAGCTATCTGGAGGCTTTAAAGACACTTCTGAGCGAAAGCCACGTGGAGGAGATACAGATAAGCCCCTACGCCAAGATAATACCCCCTGTCGTCATAAAGAGGGGTGCAAAAATACTGGGGCGCTCGATAATAGGGCCGTACGCTTACATTGGCGAGGAGTGCATCATAGAGAACTCCGACATAAGCGACTCGATAATATTCAGAAAGAGCATCATAAGAAACTCAACGATATGGCGCTCGATAATAGATGAGAAGTGTGAAATAAGAAACCTTGAGCTCAGGAAGAGCCTCGTAGGGGGTCATGCAAAAATACAGAGAGGGGAATAAAGCTGATGGATATTCTCCATTACCCTCAACAAAAGGAGTCCTAGCTAATGTTTTTGAGTTATCATTAATCCTACAAGTTTTGAATTAGCGATACGAAAAGGAATGAAGAGCATCTCCATAGGCAAGACTGGAGTGAAAGTTTCACTCTTAACGGAGTTTAACTCTAGTTTATGATCTCACAGATTTCCGAAATAATCCCAAATAATTCTGTTTTTATTATTTCGATAGTTTCCTAAGTTTCAGTTTCCTATACTCAACTGTTGGGGGTATCTGTCGACGATTACACAACGCTTTTATTACTTTGCAATAGCAATAAACCAAGAAGAATAGATCACCCGCGGGGGAAGCTTTATGAGAGTGTTAGCCTATGAGACAGCGTCATCTATCTGTCAGAAAATCCTCGCGCCGAAGTTCACCGTTCCCATTATAGTTGCTGTAGCTTCTATCCTCCGGCTCCTCCCGATACGCTTTAAGTACCTCCTCGGCTACGACCCCTACTTTCACCTTGCCTACATCCGCTACGCGGTGGAAAAGGGTGAGTGGGTGAACTTCTTCCCCTACGCTACAGGCCCCTGGGGGTTTCAGATAAGGCTTTTCCACCCCCTCGGCCTCTGGATGACCCCCGCTTACCTCCACAAGTTCTTCTCCATCTTCGGCCTCTCACTCTACAACTCCTTCAGGATAACCCCCGTAATCTTCGGTGTCCTGACGGTTGCCTTCGCATACCTCTCCATCCTAAAACTTTACGGCAAAAGAACGGCCTTTCTTTCGGGATTTTTCCTCGCGGTGAGCTTTGGCCACGTCTTCCGCTCGATGGCAGGCTACTACCGCGGGGACAACTACATGCTCTTCTGGTACAGCGTGGCGCTTTTTGGAACGGCACTCGCACTCTCAAAGAAAAATCCGCGCTGGAGGTACAGGCAACTAGTTCTTTACCTGATTCCAGCGTTCTCAACAGGTCTCGCTGCTGCATTCTGGCAGGCCTACTACCCGATATTCGCTCTAGTATTGGCTAATGCCATTTTGCTGGGAATCGGGGCCTTTCTCATCAAGAGAGACCGCTACATAATTGACGGACTGACTTTGGCGGGAGGAACGGCAATCGGGGCACTCCTCGCCAACCAGATAGGCGCCACTCTCGGCTATGGGATGGTGGGTTACAACCGCTGGATCGCTAAAAAGCTCGCCGAGCAACTAGGAATTCACTTCGGTACAATAAAGGACGTTTTCCTTATATTCTACCTCAAATACGCCCTCCCCGTTGCACTTTTCGCCCTGCTGGCCCTTCTCATCATCTCAAAGTTCGTGAAGGAGCCGAAACAACGGCTCGCTATAATCGGTGCCGGAACGGCGCTCTTCCTGTGGCTGGGATTTACCTACTTCGACAGGTTCCTGAACGCATTCCTCGGGCTGTTCTCCAGCAACCCCATACTTGAGACCCAGAGGATGTCCTTCAGGGCTTGGTGGGAGGCTTACGGGGTTACGGGTCTGCTCTTTCCACTCTTCTTCCTCCGCTTTAGAAAGCCCAAGATAGCCGATTTTCTGCTTCTTGGAACGCTCACTGTTCTCCTTCCAATGGCCCTGATCTGGACGCGTTTCCTCTTCATAGCCTCCCTCGGAGTTGCACTTGCCTCGGGTATAGGACTCGTTGAGCTTTACGACCTCTCGGATTCCCTCGTGAGGAACATCGGGAAAGCTAAGTTAAAGAGGGCCATGTCTTTAATATTGCTTCTCTTTGTGATTGGAACGCCAGCAGTCGCGACCTATCAGGGGTTTAAGACCTCACTATCTGTTAAGCCGTTCATGAACCCCTACTGGGAGAACGCGCTCAAATACCTCGGGAACCATTCAAACGTAAACGACGTGGTTATAACGTGGTGGGATCAGGGCCACTGGGTAACCTATTACTCCATGCGCGCCCCTGTCGCCCAGGGAGAGCCGAGCAAGTGGGTGGCAATGTACTACCTGGGCCTAAAAAAGGACTCCGAGCTGATGAATCTTGGCGTGGACTACGTGATAGTCTCCTACGATACAGTGTTAAAGTTTGGCTCGGTTGTTGAGACTGCCGGAGCTCCAGAGGACTACGTCCTCATCCCCCTGTACGGAAGAGAGTCCTATGGAAGTATGCTCGTGTTCTCAAACGGCCCCTACTCCCTGATGGCTGTTCCCGGGAAGATATGGAACGTCAAGGTTAACATCGCCGGGAGGGTTCTGAGCCCCGAAAGGGCCTTCGTCGAGAGGGGCAAAGTTATCAGCGAGGTTCAGCTTTCATCCCAGGGGGTCCCAGGCCTCTACGCTTACATCAACCTGAACTATGGTTATGCCGTGATAATGAATCCTAAGGCCTTCAGAACCCCCTTGGCGAGGCTCATGTTCACCGATGAGTATCCCAAGAACTACAGGCTGGTTTACTCAGACGGAGGTATTGTAAAAATTTTCCGCTTCATCCATCCGAACGTTGTGGTTGAGCAGGGAAACGGTTCCATCGTGCTGAGGTTCGAGAACGACACGGGAACTTCACTCGGCATACTCGGCTTTCTCGACAACGGGACTCTGGTCTACAAAAAGTGGTTCAACG is a window from the Thermococcus sp. genome containing:
- a CDS encoding oligosaccharide flippase family protein, producing the protein MIMMIAMGFSNFFNYLYQLSMGRLLTPIEYGELFSLLSLFYIFSVFFTTVNTSITKFTSIYKINNEYGKIKTILVRASKSLALIGGLIFLGVVILSPYISKFLKIDNPLLVVILFASVPFGFVLPVYQGILRGLQRFGALGISASSWSFFKLFFGVLLVLLGFGIVGGISGVFLAHVFALFITLFFLRDLLKVEGDSGANLRDIVNYSSLAFLAIFAYTTMWNIDVILVKHYLSPLEAGQYSAISVLGKIALFAPGAVGMVIFPKAAEMHEKGEEHVHVLLKGLALTLLISGGIVLVYALFPKFIITFIYGEKYLSVAPYLWRYGLAMMLFSVASIIVNYSLSINKTRVSLYLLGMLIIEITLLSLNREGIVSIINMLIVVGI
- a CDS encoding NAD-dependent epimerase/dehydratase family protein: MRILVTGGAGFIGSHLVDALMETGGEVRVLDDLSAGSLNNIRRWLEDERFEFVRGDMRDFETVKRAVEGVDVVFHLAANPEVRIGSQSPELLYETNVLITYNLLNAIRNSDVRYLIFTSSSTVYGDAQVIPTPENYGPLEPISVYGGAKLAAEALISGYAHTFDFKALIFRLANIIGERSNHGVIYDFINKLRRNSEELEILGDGRQRKSYLHVSDTVEGMLHIFEAFRRESKLVDFYNLGNDDWITVREIAEIVSEEMGLNPRFIFTGGVDGGRGWKGDVKFMRLDIEKAKKTGWRPRLSSREAVRRTVRELLKK
- a CDS encoding NDP-sugar synthase, translated to MKALIMAGGYATRLWPITKDNPKALLPVGNRVILEYILDKVLELDVETYISTNRFFETHFRPYAERYDVGLIVEDTLHEEEKLGTIGAMKKAVDELGLDDYLVIAGDNLFSFSLRDFLGRYRGETLIAVYDVGDPELAKRYGVVVLEGDKVVSFEEKPLIASSTLVSTGVYIFPRKIMRLIDEYLQNGNKDSPGYFLQWLLEKGKEIRAYRFSDYWYDIGSADSYLEALKTLLSESHVEEIQISPYAKIIPPVVIKRGAKILGRSIIGPYAYIGEECIIENSDISDSIIFRKSIIRNSTIWRSIIDEKCEIRNLELRKSLVGGHAKIQRGE
- a CDS encoding STT3 domain-containing protein, whose amino-acid sequence is MRVLAYETASSICQKILAPKFTVPIIVAVASILRLLPIRFKYLLGYDPYFHLAYIRYAVEKGEWVNFFPYATGPWGFQIRLFHPLGLWMTPAYLHKFFSIFGLSLYNSFRITPVIFGVLTVAFAYLSILKLYGKRTAFLSGFFLAVSFGHVFRSMAGYYRGDNYMLFWYSVALFGTALALSKKNPRWRYRQLVLYLIPAFSTGLAAAFWQAYYPIFALVLANAILLGIGAFLIKRDRYIIDGLTLAGGTAIGALLANQIGATLGYGMVGYNRWIAKKLAEQLGIHFGTIKDVFLIFYLKYALPVALFALLALLIISKFVKEPKQRLAIIGAGTALFLWLGFTYFDRFLNAFLGLFSSNPILETQRMSFRAWWEAYGVTGLLFPLFFLRFRKPKIADFLLLGTLTVLLPMALIWTRFLFIASLGVALASGIGLVELYDLSDSLVRNIGKAKLKRAMSLILLLFVIGTPAVATYQGFKTSLSVKPFMNPYWENALKYLGNHSNVNDVVITWWDQGHWVTYYSMRAPVAQGEPSKWVAMYYLGLKKDSELMNLGVDYVIVSYDTVLKFGSVVETAGAPEDYVLIPLYGRESYGSMLVFSNGPYSLMAVPGKIWNVKVNIAGRVLSPERAFVERGKVISEVQLSSQGVPGLYAYINLNYGYAVIMNPKAFRTPLARLMFTDEYPKNYRLVYSDGGIVKIFRFIHPNVVVEQGNGSIVLRFENDTGTSLGILGFLDNGTLVYKKWFNVKGKDEFILPENLNGSVVVRYTYTKKGLVLDRGIFRIDDVLGTG